Proteins from one Arsenophonus apicola genomic window:
- the ppx gene encoding exopolyphosphatase: MPLTKPSASRPMEIAAIDLGSNSFHMIVARIVNGALQILTRIKKRVHLADGLDEHNKLSEESIQRALTCLALFAERLQGFSADNVCIVGTHALREAVNVKAFLQRAKAIIPYPIEIISGQEEARLIFMGVEHTQPEKGRKLVIDVGGGSTELIIGEDFKPVLMESRKMGCISYGRQFFANNIINETNFVRAYFASQQKLENLACQYKMKGWDCAFGASGTIKAIHEVLCQLGDSDGIITPERLAKLKKLVLKYKNFKSLDLPGLSAERAHVFVPGLAILCGIFDSLQIKQLSLSDGALREGVLYEMEGRFRHQDIRQRTALSLAEHYNIDHEQTQRVSKTIEILYQQWAKQNPKLANPQLKVLLIWAAMLHEVGLNINHNGLHRHSAYILHNTNLPGFNQEQQLLLATLVRYHKKSIKSEDIPKLNLFKKKQFLPMIQLLRLATLLNNQRQSTTTPNSLRLKTDQSHWTLYFPSHYLQQNALMLLDLEKEQKYWQEVPGWKLKIKEEST; encoded by the coding sequence ATGCCATTAACTAAACCTTCAGCATCAAGGCCGATGGAAATTGCTGCCATTGATCTAGGCTCTAATAGCTTTCATATGATTGTGGCACGAATTGTTAATGGTGCTCTACAGATTTTAACCCGTATTAAAAAACGCGTTCATCTGGCTGACGGCTTAGATGAGCATAACAAATTAAGCGAAGAGTCAATTCAGCGTGCCTTAACATGTTTAGCACTTTTTGCTGAACGTTTACAAGGCTTTAGCGCAGATAATGTCTGTATTGTTGGCACCCATGCCTTACGAGAAGCGGTTAACGTCAAAGCGTTTTTGCAACGCGCTAAAGCCATTATCCCCTATCCAATTGAAATTATTTCAGGCCAAGAAGAGGCGCGACTTATTTTTATGGGTGTAGAACATACCCAGCCAGAAAAGGGCCGCAAGTTGGTGATTGATGTTGGTGGTGGATCAACGGAACTCATTATTGGCGAAGATTTTAAGCCTGTATTAATGGAAAGCCGTAAAATGGGATGCATTAGTTATGGCCGTCAATTTTTTGCCAATAATATCATTAATGAAACCAATTTTGTGCGTGCCTATTTTGCTAGCCAGCAAAAACTGGAAAATCTTGCTTGCCAATATAAAATGAAAGGTTGGGACTGTGCCTTTGGCGCTTCAGGAACCATAAAAGCAATCCATGAGGTACTTTGTCAGTTGGGTGACTCAGATGGCATCATTACCCCTGAACGCTTAGCTAAATTAAAGAAATTAGTACTAAAGTATAAAAATTTTAAATCCCTCGATCTACCTGGCTTATCGGCAGAGCGTGCTCATGTTTTTGTTCCGGGATTGGCCATTTTATGTGGTATATTTGATTCTCTACAGATCAAACAATTATCTCTGTCTGACGGCGCTTTGCGTGAAGGAGTTCTATATGAAATGGAAGGGCGTTTTCGTCATCAAGACATTCGCCAGCGTACTGCATTAAGTTTAGCTGAACACTATAATATTGATCATGAACAAACCCAGCGAGTGTCAAAAACCATCGAAATTCTATATCAACAATGGGCCAAACAAAATCCCAAGTTAGCTAACCCACAATTGAAAGTGTTACTTATCTGGGCCGCTATGCTGCATGAGGTAGGATTAAATATAAATCATAATGGCTTACACCGTCATTCTGCCTATATTTTACACAATACCAATCTGCCGGGATTTAACCAAGAGCAACAGTTATTACTGGCAACATTGGTGAGATATCATAAAAAAAGCATTAAATCGGAAGATATTCCTAAGTTAAATCTGTTTAAGAAAAAACAATTTTTACCGATGATCCAACTTTTACGGTTGGCTACTCTTCTTAACAATCAACGTCAATCAACAACAACGCCAAATTCACTGCGTTTAAAAACCGATCAAAGTCATTGGACGCTCTACTTCCCTTCTCACTATTTACAGCAAAATGCGTTAATGCTGCTAGATTTAGAAAAAGAACAAAAATACTGGCAAGAGGTACCTGGTTGGAAATTAAAAATTAAAGAGGAATCTACTTGA